A stretch of Metabacillus sp. FJAT-52054 DNA encodes these proteins:
- a CDS encoding ClpP family protease, with amino-acid sequence MAFSSEHQEYKITNDQSEQSEKQDDKQGSLTEKIQQLGQTNIPQMSQETNIHCLTIVGQIEGHIQLPPQNKTTKYEHVIPQIVAIEQNPKIEGLLVILNTVGGDVEAGLAIAEMLGSLSKPTVSIVLGGGHSIGVPIAVSCTHSFIAETATMTIHPVRLTGLVIGVPQTFEYLDKMQDRVVNFVTKHSNISEEKFKELMFSKGNLTRDIGTNVVGTDAVEYGLIDDVGGVGLAIKKLNELIEQTKGHDQEEQVLQ; translated from the coding sequence GGAATACAAAATCACAAACGATCAGTCTGAGCAATCGGAAAAACAGGATGATAAGCAAGGCTCCCTGACCGAAAAAATACAGCAGCTTGGCCAAACAAACATTCCTCAAATGTCACAGGAAACAAATATCCACTGCCTGACGATTGTGGGTCAAATCGAGGGTCACATCCAGCTCCCTCCTCAAAATAAAACGACGAAATACGAGCACGTTATTCCGCAAATCGTTGCCATTGAACAAAATCCAAAGATTGAAGGCCTTCTCGTGATTTTGAATACGGTAGGAGGAGATGTGGAAGCGGGTCTTGCGATCGCTGAAATGCTAGGATCCCTTTCAAAACCTACAGTATCCATTGTCTTAGGGGGAGGTCATTCGATTGGCGTACCAATCGCGGTATCCTGCACCCATTCGTTTATTGCTGAAACGGCAACGATGACGATTCATCCCGTTCGTCTAACGGGTCTTGTGATCGGCGTTCCCCAAACATTCGAATACCTGGATAAAATGCAAGACCGCGTTGTAAATTTCGTGACGAAGCATTCCAACATTTCTGAAGAAAAATTTAAAGAGCTTATGTTTTCAAAGGGCAACCTGACACGGGACATCGGTACGAATGTGGTAGGTACGGACGCTGTAGAGTATGGACTGATTGATGATGTGGGCGGAGTGGGCTTAGCCATAAAAAAGCTGAATGAGCTGATTGAACAAACGAAAGGGCATGATCAAGAGGAGCAGGTGCTGCAATGA
- a CDS encoding YlzJ-like family protein: MILYTMMPHELVFAESGNGALEEKMAIVNGVEMIVRPCEDHSFEVVRLLSSNPNHYLKSECMPGQKISSAMVVF; this comes from the coding sequence ATGATTCTGTATACGATGATGCCCCATGAGCTTGTTTTTGCAGAAAGCGGAAATGGCGCTTTAGAGGAAAAAATGGCTATTGTCAACGGAGTCGAGATGATAGTCAGGCCATGTGAAGATCATTCTTTTGAAGTTGTCCGGCTGCTTAGCAGCAACCCGAATCATTACTTGAAAAGTGAGTGCATGCCAGGACAAAAAATCAGTTCTGCCATGGTGGTATTCTAG